From Gemmatimonadaceae bacterium:
GATTGTCGGTGTTGAGCACGACGTTCATCCCGCGATCGTAGTACATCCGTAGCGGATGCTCGGCATACGAAGCCGCGGCCCGCGTCTGCACGTTGCTCGTGAGACAGATCTCGATGGGCACGCGGTGGTCGTTCACGTAGTCGAGCAACGCCGGGTCCTCGAAGATGCGCGTGCCGTGCCCGATCCGGTTGGCGCAGCAGTTGTGGAGGGCCTGCCGCACGGACTCCGGGCCGTCGCCCTCGCCGGCGTGGCACGTGCAGGCCAGGTCGTGCGTGCGGGCGTGCGCGAAGGCGTGTGCGTGGAGCACCGCGGGGTGGCCAGCCTCGCCCCCCGCGAGATCGAACCCCACCACGCCGTCCTTGCGGAAGGCCACCGCCAACTCGGCCAGTTCCAGCGACACATCGGCCGACATGCTGCGAATCGCGCAGACGATCACGCGCCCCACCACGCCCAGTTCCTGTTGGGCGCGGGCCAGCCCACGGAGCGGGGCCTCCACCGCATCGCTGAGCGAAAGCCCGTGGCGCACGTTGAGGATGGGCGAGTACCGCACTTCGATGTACCGCACCCCGTCGGCGGCGGCGTCCACGGCCAGCTCGTACGCGATGCGCTCGAGCGCCGCCGCCGTCTGCATCACGGAGAGCGTGACCGTGAACCGTTCGAGGTATTCCTCGAGGTTGTGGGCGTCGGAAACACGCATATGGGCGCGCAACGCATCGGCGTCGCCGCGGGGCATGGTCTGGCCGTATTCGCGGCCCAGTTCGAGCAGCGTCTCCGCCCGCACCGAGCCGTCCAGATGGCAGTGCAGCTCCGCCTTGGGAAGCTTGCGGAGCAGGCCGCGGTCAATGGTCGGACTCATGCGGAATCGCCGAACGGGTCGGGATCGTCGGCACCGGGGCCGCGGCGCGGAACGGTGCGCAGAATCGCCCCGGCCTGCAGCGGGGTGGCGGCGTCGATCGGGAGGCCGCGGCTGTCGGTGATCAGGCGGGCACCGGCGGAGACCGCGTCGGCCTCTGCGGGCTTCCAGGCACGCACGGCGTCGAGGGCGGTGGCGCCCGGCGGCACGGAGACGGGCACCGCGTTGACGAAGGCGCGTAGGGGATCGCTCACCGGCCGGCCCCCAGGCGCGCCCAGGTTGTACGTTTCATGCGGAAAAGCTAGCGGGCTCGCCGTAGAGCCGGGAGTCCGCGGTTGACGCGCCCTCCGCGGTCCGCTCAGCTTTCGGGGCGTCGTTGTTTCCTCCCTCAACGATACAGGATCGTGACAGTCACTTCGCGAAGGTCTGGCGTCGGTTCGGCGAGATTCGGGTCACGTGAAAACCCGAACGGAGTCGCCTCGTGAAACCCCTCATCATCGGGATCGCCGGCGGGACCGGGTCGGGCAAATCGACGGTGGCTCGCCGCGTGGCGGAGTCGCTCCCCTCGATGTCGGTGGCGTTCATCGACATGGACGCGTACTACAAGAACTATTCGGAACTGCCGATAGAACAGCGTCGGAAGATCAACTGGGACCATCCGGAGTCGATCGACTGGGAGCTGCTCGAGGGCCAGTTGGCCGAGCTCGCGGAGGGGCGGGCGATCGAGAAGCCGGTCTATGATTTCGTGCAGCACGTTCGCAGCCCGCAGCACGTG
This genomic window contains:
- the add gene encoding adenosine deaminase, whose amino-acid sequence is MSPTIDRGLLRKLPKAELHCHLDGSVRAETLLELGREYGQTMPRGDADALRAHMRVSDAHNLEEYLERFTVTLSVMQTAAALERIAYELAVDAAADGVRYIEVRYSPILNVRHGLSLSDAVEAPLRGLARAQQELGVVGRVIVCAIRSMSADVSLELAELAVAFRKDGVVGFDLAGGEAGHPAVLHAHAFAHARTHDLACTCHAGEGDGPESVRQALHNCCANRIGHGTRIFEDPALLDYVNDHRVPIEICLTSNVQTRAAASYAEHPLRMYYDRGMNVVLNTDNRLMSGTTLTEEYEHAARALDFSFDELARLALNGFESAFLPHDERRALVAAAERDLAALKRGDA